ACAAGATTCATAATAGAAAGACTGGAGGAGAAATGAAGAGAATCCTTTTAGTTTTTCTGCTTTTGTTGACCATTGAGGTTATCTTTGCAGATGAAATGAATACATTTGGATTCGATATAACGGACTATCCGTCGATAAAAGCTGTGGTACGGCGTAGCGGTGCCAGGATATCTATGCTTGAAGTGAATGGTTTGAAAAGAAATTTTGAAGTATCACCTATAAATCTTGGCACAAAGGTTGTAATTTCTTTCCTTGTACAGGAGGGTACAGATATATCTAAGGTGATTTCTGTTGATGCTTTGAAGGCTTTTAGCGACGCTTTTTCTATCCGTCCCCTTTTCAATCTCTGGTCTTTCGGCGAGGAGATAAAATTGGAAGTTCCGGAATGTAACCTGGATTTTTTTGAGAGGAACCTTTCACAAAAAACCTCGGTCAATACCCCGGGTTTACAACGTTTAACTGATGCTATTGGTTTTGTAGGGGCCAGTTTGAAAGAGAAAGGCGATGTGAGGTTTTTGATTGTGTTGAGTGATGGCAGGGATTATGGCAGTAAGTTGGATTACTGGGAAACTGCCGGAATTCTCATTGAAAGTGGCGTGATCCCTCTGTTTTTAGGAAATTGGGTGGATAACACAGCTCCTATAAAAATATTGCAGAATATCAAATATGGCGGATTCTACACTGTTCAACAACAGGATCTAGCGGAAATGGTAGATGAACTATTGACAGAGATCTCAACGGCTAGCCTCATGAAGTTCCAGGGGTTGGGAGATTTCAAAGAGAGCGATATAGCGATAGAATTTGATAGTGGCGAGAAAGAGGCGTTTCAGATCACTGTCCCGCCATGGAATGTGAGATGGTTCTTAAGTCGAAGTCCCATTAACGATGGAGGAGTGGAAATTTCCTTTGATGTAGCTGGCGAACTCGTCAGCAGACAAACATTATTGAACCTAAAAAAAATTGGTCCGAAGAAAGAGTTGGTCTTTTCACAAAACATCGAATATTCACCGGGAAAAGTCTTTTTTGACTCTGACCGACTCGATGCTGGAAGCTGGCTTTATGTGGTCTCCTCGCATAACAATTACAGACTTGTTTCTGGGATAACTATTTTTTCTCAGCCACCAGCTCCTAAACTTTCTATGGATATTCCTCCGTTGACGAACAAACGAAATTATTACCTCGATTTTGAATACCAGGGAGGTATACTTCTCGACTCTATAACTGTTGGTAATAGAACCATTAAGATGAACTCACCGCATTTGAAGATACCCATTGAACTCAAGAAAGGGTACAACAAGATTGATATCCAATACAACGATATTTTCGGACGCACTTTTCACCCTGCACCGTACTCAATCTTCCTTGACGATTCTCCGCCTCTGTTATCTCTAGCAGATGTACCACAGTACACATCTTCGGAGGAGATCACATTGAAGGGTAGAGTTTCGGATAACGTGGGTTTGCAAAGCCTTAAATTTGGTGATGATATCTTTTACCTTGATGGAAAGGAAGATTACAATTTCAGTTTACCTGCGACTCTTTCGAGTGGAGAGAATGTTTTGAAGATCAGAGCTGAGGATCTGGCTGGAAACGTTACGTTGAACGAACTGGTTATAACAGGGGATTTCACACCTCCCGAAATCCACCAAATCCATTATCAACAAATAACACGCAATGATGAAGTTCTGCTTTATGTCGATATGGAAGATAACACCGGAATAGCTAGCCTGAAGATCGATGGCAAAGGCTATGACCCATCGACAAATGTCTTTCCAGCTTATTTAAAAAAAGAAGGCAGGAACGAGATAAGGGTAGAAGTAGTAGATGTCGCTGGAAACCTTACCACGAAAACGATCGATATTATTCGAGACATATCCCCCCCAGAGATTATCCTTCCCGATAAACTCATAGTCAAGGCTAAAAAAGTGGATTCCAGTTTCGAGGTTCGTGACGATAACGGTGTGGCAGAGGTTACTTTGAATGGGAAGTTATTGACCGAAAGTGAAGGTAAATATGTTTTTTCCATCACTCTGGAACCCGGTGCAGTAAAAATAGTTAAAGTAGAGGCCGTTGATAGAGCCGGCAATGTGGCGGAAAAAGAGATCGAAGTGATCTATGACATAAAGCCTGCTGAAGTACAGGTTAGGCCAGGGCTTTCCATAACCAGAAAAGTACTTTTTAGGGATGATTTTGGTTTAAGAAGACTTTATATCAATGGACAAATACTGGAGTTCTCCGGTGAGAAAGAGGCTCTTGTTGATGTACCGCTCCCAATAAGCCAGAGAAAAATTCTTGTGAAAGTGGAGGATATAGGTGGTAATGTGTACGAGACATTGATTTCCGCATATCCCTGGTATCTTTCTCCCATTCTTCTTCTTTTGCTCCTCTGTATTTTCTTCTTCTGGTTAGGGGTAAGAGTCGGTGTGCGGTACATTGTGGCGAGACATCAGAAACAGCATAGAGTCAAACTATGAGTCCTGTTATGAACTCAACCAGCTTGCTTACTGGCCACATGATCAACTGAATTATTCCAAGAATGGACAGTACAACGAGAGAGAGGAGACCATAAATCTCGTACTTCGCCAACCAGTCTACTTGATCATCTGGTGTAACAATTTCTATAATCCTTGAGCCATCTAAAGGTGGAAAAGGTAGCAGGTTGAAAAGAAAAGTTTTGAGATTTACAATCATAGTCCAGTATAGGATGTCAGAGATGTAAGAGAGCAGAAAACTCCTTTCGTATTCAGAGAAATCCAGCTGTGTGGAATATCGATAGACTCCCGTGTATTTAAAGAGCAATGCTGCTAGTACCCCGACGACGAAGTTCATAAATGGACCACTTATAATAACGAAGATTGCTTTGAATATCCCACTTTTCTTCAATTTCCAATAGTTAATTGGATACGGTCTGGACCAGCCGAATTGAAATATGTAATACATAAGAAGCCCAAAAGGGTCCACCCGTCCTATGAGTGAAAAATCATTCTTTGTTTTCGTCAACATCTTGAAAAGTTTTGCATGAGCTAACTCATGAAGATATATAGCTATAATGATCGCTGGGGTCAAAGCCAGAAAATTCCTGAGTACCTGAATCATCTTCTACCACCCCGAAATGACCACGGTTATTTCTCCCCTAATCTGCTCTGGTAAACTATCTAAGACTTCGCTTACCTTTCCCCGGCGGAGTTCCTGATGGAGTTTTGTTAACTCACGAGCTATAAAACATTCCCTGTCTCCAACGATTTCCAACCAATCTTGCAATGAGTCCTTAAGGCGTTGTGGGGACTCGAAGAAGACAACAAGAGCACTGTCGTATAATCCATCAGCGATCTTTCTGAATAGCCGTCTCCTATTCTTGCCTCTTGGTAAGAAACCGAAAAAAACAAAATGCGAACCAGGAAAACCACTGAGAGCGACAGCAGAAGTAACGGCACTCGGTCCGGGAACCAGATCGACTTCGATTCTCTGCTCCTGGCATTTCGATATCAGCTTGCTTCCGGGATCAGAAACGACCGGTGTTCCGGCATCGCTCACCAGGGCTATATCCTTTCCTTCCTCAAGAATGGAAAGAGCTAGGGGTACCCTGCGATCCTGGTTCTGAGTGTTGAACGAAATCAATCTCTTTCCTTCGATCTCCAGGCTTTTCAGCAGATTCCTCGTTCTTCGTGTGTCTTCAGCCAGAATGACAGAAACTTCCTTAAGAACCCTAACAGCTCTGAAGGTTATATCTTCGAGGTTACCTATTGGAGTTGAAACGACCCAGAGTTTTCCTTTCAAAGTTCCATTCATAGGAGTCAAACATCCTTTCATATTCATCGAGTCTTTCAAGAAAATCGTTTCCAAGCTCTTTATAACTGACATATTCTGCTTTATCTTCGAAAACCAGAGAAAAAGCCTTTATGAGGCTATCCACAAGTTTCTGTAACTCGACTCTATCACCGGAATAATCTTCCAATCCTATCATACCCTGTTTTGTCTTCTCGAAGGTATTTTCATAATCTGAAAGCCCTGAAAAGCAATTTAGATACTCTTTGGGCATTGCTTTTAAAAGAATTGAACCGTGTTGTAAAATAGAGCCACGTCTTCGGGTCTGAGCGCTACCGATAAGCTTTCTTCCAGAGATTACCAGTTCGTTGACCGAAGGAACTTGAAAGCAGACGTGTGAAATCTTTGAAGCTCTTCTATCATTTATCTCTACAGGAAATCCCAGATCATTCAGTCCTTTCTTCAGAGCTGTGGATATTTTCAGGTAAGAAGCTATCACATTGCGGGGTAACCTCTTATCACTGTTCTTCGCCACGACTGCATACGTAAGTTCTTTCCAGTGAAGCACTGCCATTCCCCCGGTGGGACGCCTAACGAGATCAAAACCCATTCTCTTCAAGTAGTCGGTGTTGATGACGGATGGATCCTGGTTTCTCCCGAGTGAAAGACAGGGGGGATTCCATCTATAAAAGCGTAATATGAGAATCTCTTCTTCTTGATTTGCTACCCAATCCGCAAGGGCTGTGTCAATGGCCATATTCAAAGCCCCACGTCTGTAGCCGTCAACGAACACCTTCATTCAGTTACCTCCTAACGGTCTTTTTAATGCTAAACCGACTCTTCTTGGGTATTTCACTGGAGTTTCTTTGATTTTTTTATAGATGATCAGATTTCGATTTGAACCGTCTTCGAGCTGGTACCTTATTGTCTGTTCAAAACTGAGCCCCAGCAATTCAGCGGCAATATCGGCAAAACTTTTCTCATTCTGCCAGCTGGGTCCTTTGTATAGATAAACCTTTCCGTTCATCCTGAGTAAGGGAGCAGCGTATTCGAGACATATATCTGCCCGTGTAACCGCTCTAAGAAAAGCTCCATCGTAGCCACATTTGCAAGTTTTTGCGTGTTCCTCAACCCTCTGGTGTAGCACTCTCACATTGGTAAGCCCCAGCTCATTAACAAATCTCTCTACTTCTTGTACTTTCTTCCGAACCGAATCAAGAAGTGTCCATCGACTATCAGGAAAAAGGATGGCACACAATACCCCCGGTACCCCTCCACCGGTACCTATATCGATAAAATCACCTTCCAAAAGAATATTACTGAGAGGAAGAGCCACATCCAGAAAATGCTTCTGATAAGCTTCTGATAAATCCTTAATGGCTGTTAAGTTGTGTTTTGAAGAGATGAGCAGTCTCAAGTATTTTTCGATTTTTTCTTTTTTATCAGTGGTGAGTATGAGGTTCATATTCCCCTCTTCTCTATACATGCGTAAGCTTCATGATTGTGAATGGACTCTTGACTGGCTACCTCGACCCTGTACCAGGTTATTCTTGGGTCCTTCTCAAGTCGTAGCACGATCTCTCGTGAGAGATCTTCGACGAATCTGGGATTGTCATACGAAAGCTCCGTTATGAATTTTTCGTCCTCCCTCTTGAGAAGGCTGAAGATCGGTGCACTTGCTGAAGTTTCAGCAATTTCTATGATCTCTTCTATCCACACTAGAGAATTCATTCTTATCCTTACCTTGGCGTTCGCCCTCTGATTGTGAGCACCCCTGTCACTTATCTCTTTTGAGCAAGGACAGACGGTCATGACAGGAACATTGACCTCAAGAATGAAATCAAAACCTTCATTCAACCGTGTTATGAAGCCACATTCAAAAGAGCTATAACTCGAGATTCCGCTGACAGGTGCGCTTTTTCTGAGGAAATATGGAAAAAAAACGTTTATATGTGCAACATCAGCCTTTAGAAATTCTCGCATGTCTTTCAGAATACTTTCCATATTTCTCGGAGTGATTCGGTTGTTGTGCCTATCAAGAACCTCAACAAAGCGGGACATGTGGGTTCCCCTGAAATCTCTCGGTAAATCCACGAAGAGGTCGAAAGTCCCAACGGTTCTTTGCCTGCCATTAGCTCTATCCAGTACGACAATAGGGTATTTTAGCCCCCTTATTCCCACCATGTCTATGGGTACATTTCTTTCGTCCCTTTCATTCTGAACGTCTCTCAAAAAAGCTTTTTCGTTTTTCATGACCTCTTGAAACCCTCCAGTGTTCGGGTTATAATTGCATCGTGGAGGCGTATCCTAATTGGCTAAGGAGCCGGTCTTGAAAACCGGTGGGGTGAAGGCCCCGTGTGGGTTCGAGTCCCACCGCCTCCGCCAAAAAACCGGGGTAATACCCCGGTTATTCTTTTTCTTTCAAAGGTCCGAACCGCGAAAGTTCCCAGATTCTCAACATCGGTTGTCCTACGATGTTTTCACGGGGTACGAATCCAAAGAATCTGCTGTCGAAGCTGTTTTTAGTATTGTCTCCCATGAAGAAATAGAACCCTTCAGGAATTGTGATCTTCACCGTTTTTGTTTTTGGATCCTGCCAGATGTATTTCCTCAAATCAAGTGGGTTGAGAGTACTGTCGTAATAGCTTGCATAATCCAAATAACGCTGGTAATAGCGGAAAAACTCATTGTAAATAGAATAAACTTTATCCGGATGGGCTAACCCGAGATAAAAGTCTTTATCCGCAAAAATAGCTTCTCTGGAATACCTTCTGTTTTCAAACTCTGGCAAGACCTTTCCATTTACGTAGAGCTGATAATGGGGTTGACTGTCGTGGGGCATCGAAAGAAGTTCTTCTTCTATACCCTTGTATTCAGGGGCCACTCTGAGTTCGATGGTGTCCCCTGGCTTTCCGACGAGTCTTTTCACATATTTGACGTGCCCTTTAAACTCTTTTGGTGAAAATAGGTCCATGAACTTATCGAAAGGGCCGAGCATTTCTAAAGCAGATTTATCCACGAAGGGGGCCCAGAAAACAACGATGTCACCGTAATCCGGCTCTTTGAACTGGTATGTCACTTTTTCAACGAAAAGACGGTCCCCCGGATCGATGGTAGGGACCATCGATTCCGTGGGAACCATCATGGTTTCAAACATAAAGAGCCTTATTATTGTTCCAAAAATCACAGCATACGCGAGGGCCTTACCCCACTCCTTCAGTTCGTGGACAACTTTCGATTCTTTACCAGAGGCCCCGGCCATCGAGCCTCAGTCCCTTCTTTGCTTTATTCTGATCTTTCCTCTGATATCTCTGATGTAGTACAGCTTTGCCCTTCTGACTTTGCCTTTTCTCAGGACTGTGATTTTCTCAACAGCTGAACTGAAGAATGGAAAGATCCTTTCAACACCAACACCCGCTGCGCCCACTCTTCTGACGGTGAAGGTCTTGTTGACA
This genomic interval from Kosmotoga pacifica contains the following:
- the rsmG gene encoding 16S rRNA (guanine(527)-N(7))-methyltransferase RsmG, whose translation is MNLILTTDKKEKIEKYLRLLISSKHNLTAIKDLSEAYQKHFLDVALPLSNILLEGDFIDIGTGGGVPGVLCAILFPDSRWTLLDSVRKKVQEVERFVNELGLTNVRVLHQRVEEHAKTCKCGYDGAFLRAVTRADICLEYAAPLLRMNGKVYLYKGPSWQNEKSFADIAAELLGLSFEQTIRYQLEDGSNRNLIIYKKIKETPVKYPRRVGLALKRPLGGN
- a CDS encoding vWA domain-containing protein; protein product: MKRILLVFLLLLTIEVIFADEMNTFGFDITDYPSIKAVVRRSGARISMLEVNGLKRNFEVSPINLGTKVVISFLVQEGTDISKVISVDALKAFSDAFSIRPLFNLWSFGEEIKLEVPECNLDFFERNLSQKTSVNTPGLQRLTDAIGFVGASLKEKGDVRFLIVLSDGRDYGSKLDYWETAGILIESGVIPLFLGNWVDNTAPIKILQNIKYGGFYTVQQQDLAEMVDELLTEISTASLMKFQGLGDFKESDIAIEFDSGEKEAFQITVPPWNVRWFLSRSPINDGGVEISFDVAGELVSRQTLLNLKKIGPKKELVFSQNIEYSPGKVFFDSDRLDAGSWLYVVSSHNNYRLVSGITIFSQPPAPKLSMDIPPLTNKRNYYLDFEYQGGILLDSITVGNRTIKMNSPHLKIPIELKKGYNKIDIQYNDIFGRTFHPAPYSIFLDDSPPLLSLADVPQYTSSEEITLKGRVSDNVGLQSLKFGDDIFYLDGKEDYNFSLPATLSSGENVLKIRAEDLAGNVTLNELVITGDFTPPEIHQIHYQQITRNDEVLLYVDMEDNTGIASLKIDGKGYDPSTNVFPAYLKKEGRNEIRVEVVDVAGNLTTKTIDIIRDISPPEIILPDKLIVKAKKVDSSFEVRDDNGVAEVTLNGKLLTESEGKYVFSITLEPGAVKIVKVEAVDRAGNVAEKEIEVIYDIKPAEVQVRPGLSITRKVLFRDDFGLRRLYINGQILEFSGEKEALVDVPLPISQRKILVKVEDIGGNVYETLISAYPWYLSPILLLLLLCIFFFWLGVRVGVRYIVARHQKQHRVKL
- the lepB gene encoding signal peptidase I, translated to MAGASGKESKVVHELKEWGKALAYAVIFGTIIRLFMFETMMVPTESMVPTIDPGDRLFVEKVTYQFKEPDYGDIVVFWAPFVDKSALEMLGPFDKFMDLFSPKEFKGHVKYVKRLVGKPGDTIELRVAPEYKGIEEELLSMPHDSQPHYQLYVNGKVLPEFENRRYSREAIFADKDFYLGLAHPDKVYSIYNEFFRYYQRYLDYASYYDSTLNPLDLRKYIWQDPKTKTVKITIPEGFYFFMGDNTKNSFDSRFFGFVPRENIVGQPMLRIWELSRFGPLKEKE
- a CDS encoding site-2 protease family protein, whose translation is MIQVLRNFLALTPAIIIAIYLHELAHAKLFKMLTKTKNDFSLIGRVDPFGLLMYYIFQFGWSRPYPINYWKLKKSGIFKAIFVIISGPFMNFVVGVLAALLFKYTGVYRYSTQLDFSEYERSFLLSYISDILYWTMIVNLKTFLFNLLPFPPLDGSRIIEIVTPDDQVDWLAKYEIYGLLSLVVLSILGIIQLIMWPVSKLVEFITGLIV
- a CDS encoding lipoate--protein ligase family protein, coding for MKVFVDGYRRGALNMAIDTALADWVANQEEEILILRFYRWNPPCLSLGRNQDPSVINTDYLKRMGFDLVRRPTGGMAVLHWKELTYAVVAKNSDKRLPRNVIASYLKISTALKKGLNDLGFPVEINDRRASKISHVCFQVPSVNELVISGRKLIGSAQTRRRGSILQHGSILLKAMPKEYLNCFSGLSDYENTFEKTKQGMIGLEDYSGDRVELQKLVDSLIKAFSLVFEDKAEYVSYKELGNDFLERLDEYERMFDSYEWNFERKTLGRFNSNR
- the folE2 gene encoding GTP cyclohydrolase FolE2, whose product is MKNEKAFLRDVQNERDERNVPIDMVGIRGLKYPIVVLDRANGRQRTVGTFDLFVDLPRDFRGTHMSRFVEVLDRHNNRITPRNMESILKDMREFLKADVAHINVFFPYFLRKSAPVSGISSYSSFECGFITRLNEGFDFILEVNVPVMTVCPCSKEISDRGAHNQRANAKVRIRMNSLVWIEEIIEIAETSASAPIFSLLKREDEKFITELSYDNPRFVEDLSREIVLRLEKDPRITWYRVEVASQESIHNHEAYACIEKRGI
- the rplS gene encoding 50S ribosomal protein L19; its protein translation is MDQYIRAIESEFTKKDLPEIRPGDTVRVYVKVKEGNKERTQAFEGVVIKIRGGGVNKTFTVRRVGAAGVGVERIFPFFSSAVEKITVLRKGKVRRAKLYYIRDIRGKIRIKQRRD
- the rsmI gene encoding 16S rRNA (cytidine(1402)-2'-O)-methyltransferase, coding for MNGTLKGKLWVVSTPIGNLEDITFRAVRVLKEVSVILAEDTRRTRNLLKSLEIEGKRLISFNTQNQDRRVPLALSILEEGKDIALVSDAGTPVVSDPGSKLISKCQEQRIEVDLVPGPSAVTSAVALSGFPGSHFVFFGFLPRGKNRRRLFRKIADGLYDSALVVFFESPQRLKDSLQDWLEIVGDRECFIARELTKLHQELRRGKVSEVLDSLPEQIRGEITVVISGW